One Spirochaeta africana DSM 8902 genomic window carries:
- a CDS encoding Rid family detoxifying hydrolase, giving the protein MSLRQVITIENAAVGPYSPGVQVGDTLYISGQIPLDFDTGSLVTGPIADQAAQALDNIGRVLSRAGFAWGDLVKCTILLTDINDFAAVNEVYARYVQQPYPARAAYAVAALPKGAGIEIEAIAIRDAAAPSA; this is encoded by the coding sequence ATGAGCTTGCGACAAGTCATTACCATAGAAAACGCCGCCGTCGGCCCCTATTCCCCCGGCGTCCAGGTCGGCGATACCCTCTATATCTCCGGGCAGATCCCCCTGGACTTCGACACCGGCAGCCTGGTTACCGGCCCCATTGCCGATCAAGCCGCCCAGGCCCTGGACAACATCGGCCGCGTCCTATCCCGCGCCGGCTTCGCCTGGGGCGACCTGGTCAAATGCACCATCCTGCTCACCGACATCAACGACTTCGCCGCCGTTAACGAGGTCTACGCCCGCTACGTCCAGCAGCCCTACCCCGCCCGCGCCGCCTACGCCGTCGCCGCCCTGCCCAAAGGCGCCGGCATCGAGATCGAGGCCATCGCCATCCGCGACGCCGCCGCCCCCAGCGCCTGA